A region of Stigmatopora nigra isolate UIUO_SnigA chromosome 6, RoL_Snig_1.1, whole genome shotgun sequence DNA encodes the following proteins:
- the alkbh5 gene encoding RNA demethylase ALKBH5: protein MATSGFSDLRDKLRSMPPHRDERRTSNGSGGVVGRKRRRRESDDDDCDRSDDSGEIREQEADRVRGSVQQKSIFTPEECASIEEKIDQVVAKAEAGQYREHTVDRAPLRNKYFFGEGYTYGAQLEKRGPGQERLYRKGQVDDIPSWVHELVIQRLVSSGIIPEGFVNSAVINDYQPGGCIVSHVDPLHIFARPIVSVSFFSDSALCFGCRFQFKPIRVSEPVFVLPVHRGSVTVLSGYAADEITHCIRPQDIKERRAVIILRKTRPDAPRLDSDSPISPAPLERPPPLKAKRSHRKADPDAAHRPRMLEMDKEENRRSAFGQRRHSSSSDDYRKRDADYDKHRESSSRKVKMRRQ, encoded by the exons ATGGCCACCAGCGGTTTCTCGGACTTGCGCGACAAGCTCCGGTCAATGCCACCACACCGGGATGAACGCCGGACGAGCAACGGCAGCGGTGGTGTGGTGGGCCGTAAGCGGCGTCGCCGTGAATCCGACGACGACGACTGCGATCGCAGCGACGACAGCGGCGAGATCCGCGAGCAGGAGGCCGACCGGGTGCGGGGCAGCGTCCAGCAGAAGAGCATCTTCACGCCGGAGGAGTGCGCCTCCATCGAGGAGAAGATTGACCAGGTGGTGGCCAAGGCGGAGGCCGGACAGTACCGCGAGCACACGGTGGACCGCGCACCCCTGCGCAACAAGTACTTCTTCGGCGAGGGCTACACATACGGAGCACAGCTGGAGAAGCGTGGTCCGGGCCAGGAGAGGCTCTACCGCAAGGGCCAGGTAGACGACATCCCCAGTTGGGTGCATGAGTTGGTCATCCAGCGGCTAGTGTCCAGTGGCATCATCCCAGAGGGCTTCGTCAACAGCGCCGTCATCAATGACTACCAGCCCGGAGGCTGCATCGTGTCCCACGTGGACCCACTGCACATCTTCGCCAGGCCCATCGTGTCCGTGTCATTCTTCAGCGACAGCGCGCTCTGCTTCGGTTGTCGATTTCAGTTCAAGCCCATCCGGGTTTCCGAGCCCGTCTTTGTGCTGCCTGTCCACAGGGGCAGCGTCACAGTCCTCAG tggTTACGCTGCTGACGAAATAACACATTGCATCAGACCCCAGGACATCAAAGAGAGGCGAGCGGTCATCATCCTGAGAAA AACCAGACCCGACGCTCCGAGACTAGACTCTGACAGCCCTATAAGTCCCGCCCCGTTGGAGAGGCCGCCGCCCCTCAAGGCAAAGCGCTCACATCGTAAGGCTGACCCAGATGCCGCTCACAG ACCGCGCATGCTGGAGATGGATAAAGAAGAGAACAGACGATCGGCATTCGGCCAGCGGCGCCACAGCTCATCGTCGGACGACTACAGGAAGCGCGATGCGGACTACGACAAACACCGCGAAAGCAGTTCGCGCAAAGTCAAAATGCGCCGCCAATGA